A section of the Pedobacter sp. HDW13 genome encodes:
- a CDS encoding PqqD family protein, which yields MKLKANIATSENGFIFNPATGDSFTSNTIAAEILTCLKAGESEMEIKQKILDLYEVELCQLERDWDDYMLQLKEANLLDL from the coding sequence ATGAAATTAAAGGCAAACATAGCAACAAGCGAAAACGGATTTATTTTCAATCCGGCAACCGGCGATTCGTTTACCAGCAATACCATCGCAGCAGAGATTTTAACCTGTTTAAAAGCCGGGGAAAGCGAGATGGAAATTAAACAGAAAATCCTCGATCTATACGAAGTAGAATTGTGCCAGCTGGAAAGAGATTGGGACGATTATATGCTGCAACTAAAGGAGGCAAATCTTTTAGATTTGTAA